In Peromyscus eremicus chromosome 15, PerEre_H2_v1, whole genome shotgun sequence, a genomic segment contains:
- the Ier5 gene encoding immediate early response gene 5 protein: MWASLTYTAAWEPKSHCTCSGGRRRSPPLRACSAGLMFEPALAPLLRLRLAGGGARGASARPERLAALCDWRSRSLYKVRCGLPPLSLATGPDQVCCLRQRRRGDYASPGLFSTELSSRRGCTPEANPFPPHSPLAASEREPAFTPIVWAPLSRSGGRMEFKLEAHRIVSISLGKIYNSRVQRGGIKLHKNLLVSLVLRSARQVYLSDPCPGLYLAGPTGTPAVPPPQQPVEPVAGPPSGWGEPPPPAGRAAWPDPEPQPQRPSVCHTPGAGSSEPVATVAGAGDALRGGEVDSAAAAWSRVERPRAAASGGGSDTCPEGPRAARRPCGCPPAREEQSSEDGSPAPPAPCPRKRGAAGVGGGRAGCPAPGSTPLKKPRRSSEEQPSTGEEDTDEEMETGNVANLISIFGSSFSGLLRKSPAGGREEEEAGENGPEAAEPGQICCDKPVLRDMSPWSTAIVAF; the protein is encoded by the coding sequence ATGTGGGCCTCACTCACCTACACCGCTGCCTGGGAACCCAAATCCCACTGCACTTGCTCCGGGGGCCGCCGGCGATCGCCCCCTTTAAGAGCTTGCTCCGCGGGACTGATGTTTGAACCGGCCCTGGCGCCCCTCCTCCGCCTCCGATTGGCCGGGGGCGGCGCACGAGGCGCATCGGCCCGCCCAGAACGGTTGGCGGCGCTTTGTGATTGGCGTTCGAGGAGTCTATATAAGGTGCGGTGTGGGCTGCCTCCGCTCAGTTTAGCCACCGGCCCGGACCAGGTCTGTTGTCTGAGGCAGAGGCGCCGCGGGGACTACGCGTCACCAGGTCTTTTCTCCACCGAGCTTTCAAGCCGCCGGGGGTGCACCCCAGAGGCGAACCCGTTCCCGCCCCACTCTCCTCTCGCAGCTTCGGAACGCGAGCCGGCGTTCACCCCCATCGTCTGGGCGCCACTCTCGAGAAGCGGAGGCAGGATGGAGTTCAAGCTGGAGGCTCACCGCATCGTCAGCATCTCCCTCGGCAAGATCTACAACTCGCGGGTCCAGCGCGGCGGCATCAAGCTGCACAAGAACCTCTTGGTGTCGTTGGTGTTGCGCAGCGCCCGCCAGGTCTACCTGAGTGACCCATGTCCTGGCCTCTACTTGGCCGGCCCTACGGGTACCCCGGCGGTGCCACCGCCTCAGCAGCCCGTAGAGCCGGTGGCCGGGCCACCCTCCGGCTGGGGAGAGCCGCCCCCGCCGGCCGGCCGCGCCGCCTGGCCGGATCCCGAGCCGCAACCTCAGCGCCCCTCGGTGTGCCACACGCCGGGAGCGGGAAGCTCAGAGCCCGTGGCCACAGTGGCCGGCGCGGGGGACGCCCTCCGGGGCGGAGAGGTGGACTCGGCGGCAGCTGCTTGGAGCCGCGTGGAGCGTCCGCGCGCGGCGGCTTCGGGAGGCGGCTCGGACACGTGTCCCGAGGGGCCCCGGGCAGCGCGCCGCCCGTGCGGCTGTCCCCCAGCCCGGGAGGAGCAGTCCTCCGAGGACGGTTCTCCCGCGCCACCCGCCCCGTGTCCCAGGAAGCGCGGCGCAGCGGGAGTGGGTGGTGGCCGCGCTGGCTGCCCGGCGCCCGGCTCGACCCCTCTTAAGAAGCCGCGCCGGAGTTCGGAGGAGCAGCCGAGCACCGGCGAGGAGGACACCGACGAGGAGATGGAGACCGGGAACGTGGCAAACCTCATCAGCATCTTCGGGTCTAGCTTCTCGGGACTCCTACGGAAAAGCCCTGCGGGCGGccgggaggaagaggaggcgggGGAGAACGGCCCGGAAGCCGCCGAGCCCGGGCAGATCTGCTGCGACAAGCCGGTGCTGAGAGACATGAGCCCCTGGAGCACAGCCATCGTGGCCTTCTGA